A region of Argentina anserina chromosome 5, drPotAnse1.1, whole genome shotgun sequence DNA encodes the following proteins:
- the LOC126795816 gene encoding LOW QUALITY PROTEIN: alpha-glucan water dikinase 2-like (The sequence of the model RefSeq protein was modified relative to this genomic sequence to represent the inferred CDS: inserted 7 bases in 4 codons; substituted 3 bases at 3 genomic stop codons), protein MATSSSPQAPVPPRLHRFELVQGMQLQVTPKLKSFYLINQLVDLMDXFCGGVWILVDKCHWVLXRTNVKLEFQLGSLQTPFTKKGELYLLTIELRDPNIHAVEFVLKDGSRDRWLKLNHGNFRIKIPEXDPASLMPHVPKEMIERKSYLVWESKGRPMSSPQQQKQDYEDALIEIQNHLSRGISLNELQSSFLTSSTKRMVDNIEQPRREMTYSFKRKHNVEQWLQTHTTGPAKSTLLGSGLMNLVGNSMGGXISWRSYHVGNYEVVVLLKMVRMEYHILVATNIRGATVLHWGVSKVSLGEWLVSPSTXDLPEKSNVVPGACQTYFNEMSIGNGAFQVVDINFQQSNFIGIQFVISSSGSSWIKDNGANFYVAIPPMISSGKVDDAGGGIDKCLLDEISRREKEAERSLMHRFNIATELTEHFKSEGELGLIGMLVWLRFMSCKHLTXVKPREICEAQDRFTSLLQRIFLNQPNDRDIVRLLMAHVGXRGQGDVGQKIRDEILVIQRNNDCKTGMMEEWHQKLHNNSSPDDVVICEALLHYIKSGFRIDVYWKTLIANGLTKEKLASYDRPIVSEPHFRADTKEGLVHDLTAYLKTLKVQKAIIVY, encoded by the exons ATGGCGACCTCCTCTTCTCCCCAGGCTCCCGTACCTCCTCGCCTCCATCGCTTCGAGCTCGTCCAAGGCATGCAGCTTCAGGTAACACCGAAACTCAAGTCCTTTTATTTAATCAATCAATTAGTGGatttaatggattgattttGTGGGGGTGTGTGGATTCTTGTAGATAAATGTCACTGGGTCTTGTAAAGGACGAATGTTAAGCTTGAATTTCAGCTCGGCTCATTGCAGACTCCCTTCACCAAG AAAGGAGAACTGTATTTGTTAACCATTGAGTTGCGGGATCCCAATATACATGCTGTTGAGTTTGTTCTAAAAGACGGAAGTCGCGATAGATG GTTGAAACTAAATCATGGAAATTTTCGAATTAAAATTCCTGA TGATCCAGCTTCTTTAATGCCTCATGTACCGAAAGAGATGATTGAACGCAAATCATATTTAGTTTGGGAAAGCAAAGGCAGGCCCATGAGCTCACCTCAACAACAAAAG CAAGACTATGAGGATGCTTTGATAGAGATACAAAATCATCTATCAAGAGGAATTTCGTTGAATGAGTTGCAAAGTAGTTTCTTGACTTCCAGTACCAAGAGAATGGTTGATAACATAGAACAACCAAGGAGGGAAATGACATACTCTTTCAAACGGAAACATAATGTTGAGCAGTGGTTGCAAACACATACAACAGGACCTGCAAAAAGCACATTGTTAGGTTCAGGTCTTATGAATCTTGTTGGCAACTCTATGGGAGG GATCTCTTGGAGAAGTTATCATGTTGGCAACTATGAAGTAGTG GTCCTTTTGAAAATGGTTAGGATGGAGTATCACATCTTGGTGGCTACAAACATTAGAGGTGCTACAGTGCTTCACTGGGGTGTCTCAAAAGTATCCCTTGGGGAATGGTTGGTGA GTCCCTCCACCTGAGATTTACCTGAAAAATCAAATGTCGTTCCGGGAGCATGCCAGACTTATTTCAATGAAATGTCAATTGGTAACGGGGCCTTTCAG GTTGTAGATATCAATTTTCAACAAAGCAATTTCATTGGTATCCAATTTGTGATATCGTCTAGTGGGTCTTCATGGATAAAAGATAATGGCGCCAACTTCTATGTAGCTATACCACCCATGATTTCAAGTGGAAAGGTAGATGAT GCTGGGGGAGGTATTGACAAATGTTTACTTGATGAAATCTCTCGTAGAGAGAAAGAGGCTGAAAGATCATTAATGCACAG GTTCAACATTGCTACGGAGCTCACAGAACACTTCAAAAGTGAAGGTGAATTAGGGCTCATTGGCATGTTGGTATGGTTGAGGTTCATGTCATGCAAGCATCTCAC TGTGAAACCTCG TGAAATTTGTGAAGCTCAAGATAGGTTTACCAGTCTATTACAGAGAATATTTTTAAACCAGCCAAATGATCGGGATATAGTGAGACTTCTAATGGCACATGTTG TGCGGGGTCAGGGAGATGTCGGGCAGAAGATTCGTGATGAAATTCTCGTAATTCAG AGGAACAATGACTGCAAGACTGGCATGATGGAGGAATGGCACCAAAAGTTGCACAATAATAGTAGCCCAGATGATGTTGTAATTTGTGAG GCACTCTTACATTACATCAAATCTGGTTTTAGAATTGATGTATATTGGAAAACATTGATTGCAAATGGTCTCACCAAGGAGAAGCTTGCAAGTTATGACCGCCCCATTGTTTCAGAGCCTCATTTCAGGGCTGATACTAAGGAGGGTCTAGTCCACGACCTGACAGCATACTTGAAGACATTAAAGGTACAGAAAGCAATTATTGTTTACTGA